The Rhizobium rosettiformans genomic sequence GATCAGCGCGTCGGTTTTCTCACGGAGCGCCGCGATCACCGGGACGACGCGACCGATCTCGTCATCGACGCTCACTTCAGCCGCACCCGGGCGCGTCGATTCACCGCCGATATCGAGGATCTCGGCACCCTGATCGACGCAAGAAAGTGCGTGCCGGACGGCCGCATCGACAGAATTGTGCAGACCGCCGTCGGAAAAGGAATCCGGCGTCACATTGACGATGGCCATCAGTGCGCCACGCGCGGCGAGGTCGAGCGTGCGCCCGTGTCCTACACGCCAAATTGTATGCTCAACTCTGGCCACCAGACCTTCGGACCCCTCGACGGAAAAGCATGAAGCTGCGATAGTGCAGACCGGGTTGGCTATGCCCCAAGGGCGCGGCGAATACAACATTGCGGAAAAAAGAATGAAGCACTCCCGCCGTCTTCGGGCCGCCGTGATCATGGCAGTCCTGACCGGCCTATCCCTGCCGCTTTCGGCCAGCGCGGACGTCGTCGTCCAGAAGTCCATCACCTACTTTCAGATCGGCGGACGCACGGCAGCCGAACTCGATGCGGAACTGTCGCGCAAGGGGCCCTTCACCCAGTCAAGCGGCAGTCGCCATCCTGGTGCCACCCAGATCCGCTTCGGCGGCGACCTCACCTACACACGACGCGGGACCCGTTGCGCGATCGACGACGTGCGCGTCACCGTCGAAACAAAGCTCATCTTGCCGCGCTGGAAGAACCGCAAACGCGCCTCGACCGAGATGGCGCTCTTGTGGGATGCCCTATCGGCCGACATCAAGCGGCATGAAGAGCGTCATGCCGAAATCGCGCGCCAGCATGCAAAACTGCTCGAACAGAGGCTGATGAAGCTGCGGCCGGAGCGCAATTGCGAGATCCTGCAGGATCGGGTCGCAGTCGTCACCGACGAAGTGACAGCAGCCCATGACACGGCGCAGATGCGATTCGATCGTGTAGAGGCGAAGAATTTTCAGGACCGCATGCAGCGGATCCTGCGCTACCGCCGCGAATCCCAGGAAAATCAGTAGAAATCACCCCTGAATTCCGAGGGGAAGTGTTGCTGCGACGCTTCGGCTTGCACG encodes the following:
- a CDS encoding DUF922 domain-containing Zn-dependent protease, with translation MKHSRRLRAAVIMAVLTGLSLPLSASADVVVQKSITYFQIGGRTAAELDAELSRKGPFTQSSGSRHPGATQIRFGGDLTYTRRGTRCAIDDVRVTVETKLILPRWKNRKRASTEMALLWDALSADIKRHEERHAEIARQHAKLLEQRLMKLRPERNCEILQDRVAVVTDEVTAAHDTAQMRFDRVEAKNFQDRMQRILRYRRESQENQ